TGCGGGTCAAAAAAGTCGAAGCCTGGCGGCGGCGGATCGATTTCGAGCTGGTTGAATAAGGAGTGCCCTGTGTGGTAGCCGGTTTGCAGGATGCCTGTTATTGCGGAATCACGTAGTAAAAAACCGCAAAAAAATGAAAGCAGCTGCCGGCCAGCACAAACAGGTGCCAGATCGCGTGTCCGTAGGGGAGACGTTTCCAGGCGTAGAAAATGACCCCGAAGGTATAGGCCAGTCCGCCCAGCAGCAGCAGGGTGAAGCCGGTCGGGGCCAGGACCGAGAGCATTGGTTTAATGGCGATAATGACGGTCCAGCCCATAATTAGATAAAGGGTGGTCGAGACCCCGCGCAACTGGGCGTAGCGGGTTGTCTTCAGCAGAATGCCGAGCAGGGCAATGCCCCAGACGATGCCGAACAGCGACCAGCCCCAGGGGCCGCGCAGGTTGACCAGGGTGAACGGGGTATAGGTTCCGGCAATCAGCAGATAAATGGCCGAATGGTCGAAGACCCGCAGCAGGCGTTTGACCCGGGGGGAGGGGATGCTGTGGTAAAGGGTTGACGACAGATACAACAACAGCAGGGTCCCGCCGAAAATACTGCAGGAAACAATGTGCCAGGCATTCCCATGCAGACTGGCAAAGACCACCAGCATGACCAACCCCAAGATCGCCAGCAGGGTTCCAATCCCATGGGTCACACTGTTGGCAATCTCTTCTCCCACACTGTAGCCGGTTATTTCGTTGCGTTTCATGGTCATTCTTTGCTCCCTTTGAAGGCTGAATATCACCCTCTCAATTTAGCACGAGTGACCATGGGAAAGAGCTGTAGGCAGTTGTTTTTACAAAACTATTACCAAAGGAGTAAAAGTAGGTGCTTCATTGGTCAGCGGCCGGACCGTTGCGCTGTTGATAAGCGCGGGCGATGCCACCGGTCGAGGTTTCCCGGTAGAGCAGGGGCAGGGCGTGGCCGGTCTCGCGCATGACCGCGGTGATTTCATCAAAGCTGATTTTATGTTCACCGCCGGCCAGCAGGGCAAAATGACAGCAGCTTAAGGCCCGGGTGGCGGCGTGGGCATTGCGTTCGATGCAGGGGATCTGGACCAGCCCGGCGACCGGATCACAGGTCAGGCCAAGGTGATGCTCCAGCCCCATCTCGGCAGCGTATTCGATCTGCCTGATGCTGCCGCCCTGGAGCTGGGTCGCCGCCGCCGCGGCCATGGCGCAGGCGGTGCCGATTTCCCCCTGGCAGCCGACCTCGGCTCCGGAAATGGAGGCGTTTTGCTTGACCAGGTTGCCGATCAGCCCGGCGGTCGCCAGGGCATGCAGAATGTCCTCATAACGGCAGGCCAGGGTTTCGTTCAGATAGCGCAAAACCGCCGGCAGAACGCCGCCGGCCCCGCAGGTCGGCGCCGTGGCGATCATGCCGCCGGAGGCATTTTCTTCGGCCACGGCCAGAGCATAGGACCAGAGCCGGGCATTGTTCTGCAGATGGGTGCTATAGAGGGTGGCTTTGCGATAAAAATCGGCCGCTTTGCGGGCCAGGCCGAGACCTCCGGGGAGCACTCCGGCATGACTCAGTCCATTGCGGATAGACGAAGTCATGACATCCCAGACATTATCCAGGTAATCGAGGAAGGGGCGCTCCTCATGGTTGATCACGAATTCCCAGAGGGATTCCCCGCTCTGCTCCAGGGCGCTGATAATTGCGGCCATGGTGGTCAGCGGGTAGCGTGACAGCTCGGTCGGCCGCCCCTCCTGGTCACTGAGCAGGGCGCCACCGCCGCTACTGTATTCGTCCCGGTTGGCCAGCAGAGCCCCCTCTTCGTCGAGGGCCTCAAAACGCATGCCGTTGGGATGGCGTGGGAGCTGTTCCTGTGGCCGCCAGAGCAGCTCAAGCTGGGATGGCGGAATGACCTGAGACAGCGCCTGGTCGGTCAGGTGGCCGCGGCCGGTGGCGGCAAGGCTGCCGAACAGGGTCACCCGATAACGGGCGGCGCCGGGGTAAGCGGCGACAAAATTGCGCGCGGCCCGCTGCGGAGCCATGGTGTGGCTACTGGACGGTCCGGTTCCAATGCGATAAATATTGCAGATCGATTCCATAGCCAGATCTCCTTGCCTGCTGAACCCACGGATGGCCGAGCGAAATCAATGACGGTCGTTGAACTGATTGATTTTGCCAACTGGGGAAAAGTGCATTTTTCTGCGTTGCGCTTGAGCCATCAGCCCTAACCATGCCGATAAACGCCAGCCGGCGCAAGGGGCAATTGCGGAGACATCCGGCGACAACGCCGTCGGTTGCGTTTGGCAACCCCCTTGTTGATGATCATTGGTCGCAATGATCTTGTCAAAATGAATAGATTGTTCGGGCTTTCTGTTTTCTTTAATTGATTGAAATCGTTAGATAATTTTCTAAGGAAGGATATTTTTTGAAATATAACAAAAAAAGTTATATTTTTTGTTTGACAAAGGTGACTTATTTGGTTATAAATTAACCATCGACGCTTTGTTGTGGCAGGCGAAGCGGCGATAGCCAAAGTAGATATCTTTCGAGAAACCTCTCAAAATCTTACCCCGTGGTCCCCCTCCTGGCCACGGGGCTTTTTTTTGCCCCGCCTGCATCAATTCTGGTGGACTTTCCCAGAAGTCGCTGTCCCGACTCCTCTTTGTCGTATTGCTTCCTCTTTGCAATCATCTGGTTGGACAGGAGCAATGCCAATTCGGGGAATAGCAGGCGGTAGGGGCTGCGGGTGCGGCGTTTGGCCAGTATCGTGACTTCGGTAGCCGGCTAACGAAGGCTGTGTTTTCGGCGGATTATGAATGTTCAGCTGGCGATATAGTATTTGCTGTTTCCGCCAAGTTTGTTTTTGCCCCATGGTTTTTGCTTGATCTGATCGCGTTCATCATGGTAACTGGGCACGGATTTTTATGAAAGAGAGTTATCGATGATCCATCTGACAGATATGACCAAACAGCATGGCAACCG
This genomic window from Pelobacter seleniigenes DSM 18267 contains:
- the trhA gene encoding PAQR family membrane homeostasis protein TrhA, which produces MKRNEITGYSVGEEIANSVTHGIGTLLAILGLVMLVVFASLHGNAWHIVSCSIFGGTLLLLYLSSTLYHSIPSPRVKRLLRVFDHSAIYLLIAGTYTPFTLVNLRGPWGWSLFGIVWGIALLGILLKTTRYAQLRGVSTTLYLIMGWTVIIAIKPMLSVLAPTGFTLLLLGGLAYTFGVIFYAWKRLPYGHAIWHLFVLAGSCFHFFAVFYYVIPQ
- a CDS encoding L-serine ammonia-lyase, iron-sulfur-dependent, subunit alpha, with the protein product MESICNIYRIGTGPSSSHTMAPQRAARNFVAAYPGAARYRVTLFGSLAATGRGHLTDQALSQVIPPSQLELLWRPQEQLPRHPNGMRFEALDEEGALLANRDEYSSGGGALLSDQEGRPTELSRYPLTTMAAIISALEQSGESLWEFVINHEERPFLDYLDNVWDVMTSSIRNGLSHAGVLPGGLGLARKAADFYRKATLYSTHLQNNARLWSYALAVAEENASGGMIATAPTCGAGGVLPAVLRYLNETLACRYEDILHALATAGLIGNLVKQNASISGAEVGCQGEIGTACAMAAAAATQLQGGSIRQIEYAAEMGLEHHLGLTCDPVAGLVQIPCIERNAHAATRALSCCHFALLAGGEHKISFDEITAVMRETGHALPLLYRETSTGGIARAYQQRNGPAADQ